The sequence TTACTGCTTTCCAAATGCAGGGTTATTTCATGATAGGTCATTAAATCTACCTGTCCCGAGGCATAGGCACGTTTCAGCAGAGAAGCAATACGAGCTAACAAGATGGAGGTATTATAAGGTTTCGTGATAAAATCATCCCCACCTAACATAATACTGTTCAATTCGTCCATATCCGTATCTCGGCTTGTTACGAAAATAATAGGCACATTTGAAAAGGTACGAATGTTAGAGCATATTTTAAAACCATCCTGTACAGGCAGATTTATATCCAGTAAAATCAAATGAGGGTTACAATTTTTTATATCATTGATAATGTTTGAAAAATTCATCGGGATATTAACGGAATAACCGCTGCCTCTCAAAAGAACAGATAATTCTTCCCGAATTACAGGGTCGTCTTCAATAATCATTATTTTATACATGGATTACATCACTCCTTTTTTCTGTTTTCTTTCGGCATACCGTTTTGAGGCTCCTGAAATATTTTAATATTGCCAATGGGCAGACAATGGTATTGGTTGTGTACGTCTGTCCATTATGCGAATATCTTAATCTCAGTATATACGCAGAAACAGATAACATCAAGGGAATGATTTTTTATAGCTTTCGTTACCATCCTTTTTTAGGAACTGCTTTCACATGTTTTTTAGCAGGTTTTTTAAGTTCCATCTTATTATCCGTTGCTAATATCAAAATTACGGACAATAAAAGTGTAAGTCCCAGACTGAAAATACATAAAGGAGTATTCCATCTAACGGAAGGATCATAGGCTCTATACCGTACTATGCCCAGCGCCGCTGTAATGGGGTACATGTTATACAAAAATTCACTTCCGGCAGCAAACATACCTCCGTACCCATAAGCAAAAGCAAAAATAACACCTACAAGGAAACCGCTCTGGGCTTTGCTGGTAACGATAATAATGGGCATAACCGCAATATAAAGCAGCAAATTCACAATGGTGGTTTGAATAAGTCCCCGCAACGCCAGTTGCAAAGTGAATCCCGGGAAACCCGCAATAAAATTGAAAATAATCGTGAATACCGTACATACGATCCCAAAGGTCAGCGACAAAATCGATCCTACAATCAGTTTTCCTGTCAGCAGCTTTCGAAAGCTCACCGGCACTGTTAAAATGCTTTTCAGAGTATCGTCTCTTTGTTCTCGGGTAATGAGATACCCCATAATTAATGTAATGCATGCTGGAAAAAATGTCGTCATGTTGTTTTTAATGACCTGTTCCGTAAAGTAGGTAAAATCCCAAACAGAACCATCATTTGCCATAGAAGTGAATATTGTCAACAATACGGATAATAACATCAAGGCCACTCCAATGAACGGTATGGAGTAGTGTTTCATTTTATAAAGTTCCGTTTTTATAATGCTTCTCATATCAGCACTCCTCCCATTTCTTATACAGATATATAATGATTCCCACAGAGGTAAATGCCATAACTGCCAGAATTGTAAAGGTAAGTTTCGTAGAGGGAATAAGGTCAAGAGATTTAAACATCAGCAAGTCATCGGCATCACCCATAATCACATGGTTTTGCATATCGTTAGATGACCACAGGTTAATAAGCGGAACAGGTAAAGCAAATACAACGGCTTTTGGCAGCTCAGTCATCATAAATTCCGCAAAGGAATTGAGCACACTATAAAAAATACATAGTAAAACAGAGAAAATATAGGTTTTGTTAAACAGTACGATAACAATAACCAAAGGTAGAGTTCCTGCTGTAACCATAATCCCCATCAGTACTGACATCCACAATTTATAGAAAACACCTGTTACTTCAAAAAATACTCCGCCTAACAATATAGAAACTATTGTCGATGCAAGACAGAAAATGATGCTAAAGATAAAAAGCACGGCTATTTTTCCTACTACCATTTGTTTACTTGTAACCGGAATAGCGCGCAAATTTTTAAAGGTATTGTTGTCCCTTTCCATAAAAAATAGAATTGCTGCTAAAACACCTAAGATACAAGGCAGCAGCATTTGAATTCCAAAGCCGAGTACGGACTGCCACATTCCGTCAAACTGCATAGCGGCAGTAGGATATTTATCATGAAGTCTTGGAAGCAATAAAAACATTGCAGTCATAGGTATTGGAAACAGTAATGCCGCTAAAATTACAAGAAAAACAAAATGTTTTCTTTTCAGTTTAGCAAATTCGCAGTGAATAATTTTAAGCAATACCTACACCCCCCGTAATTCTTTTAAAGTAATCCTCTAATGTGTCTTCGCAAACATGAGATTCCGTAAGCTCAATTCCTTTTTCTATGAACGCTCGGTTAACCTTCGGTATTTCAAGTGAAAATTCATACAAACGTATATTGTATTCATCTTCCACGTGGAAATTCTGAGTCTTAAAAGTCGTTTTCAAAATTTGAGCCGCTTCTGCCGAATTCGATACACCAAAATGAATATATCTCATATTCTGCTTTTCCAGTTCCCTCAAGCTTTCTTCTTTTAGCAAAACTCCATGATCTATAATTCCGATATCATCAGCCAACAATGAGATTTCCGAAAGAATATGACTGGAAATAAGAATGGTCTTCCCTTTTACATCACAGAGCTCTCGAAAAAATGAACGAATCTCGGCAATACCAATAGGATCAAGACCATTAATCGGTTCATCTAAAATCAACAGCTCCGGATCATGCATAACCGCCAGCGCAATTGCAAGACGCTGTTTCATGCCGAGAGAATATTTTGAAAACAGTTTTTTGTCTTTATAGGGAAGTCCTACTAAATTCAGTGCATCTTTAATCGCATTTTGATTTGTCATGTGACGTAATTCTGCAAAAATTTTTAAATTTTCCGTCCCAGTAAGATTGGGATAGAATCCCGGAGATTCAACCAAGCTGCCTATGTGAGGTAAAATATATCTCTCCCCGGTCCCCATATCTTTACCGAAAATGTATACCTTACCGGAGGTCGGTTGAATAAGATTTAAGAGCATTTTCATAGTTGTTGTCTTTCCTGCACCGTTACGTCCAAGGAGACCGTATATCCTGCCTTTTCTTACATTGAGATTCAAATCGGCAACACTTTTTTGCTTTCCGTATATTTTTGTTAGACCGGACGTTTTAATTATAAAATCATTCATATTGTATTCTCCTTTCATTTTTATATAAAAATTGTACTCCATCAATATTGAGACTATTTTGAGATAACCTTGAGTTTGCCTTGAGATTTCTCCTTATCATATACATATTTGTTATATCATTGTATAATAATAGCAGGAGCAGTCCGGCTTAAGTTTAATGGTTATGCAGAGAAGGAGGTACATTTCATGAAGGACAGTTCGATTTTAGTTATAGATGATGAGTTGGAACTATTGACCATGATAAGGTCAATTTTTGAACGGGCAGGTTTTACACAGATTACAACTGCAGCATCAGGTAAAGAGGCCCTTGAAGTACTTAAGCAAAAAATGCCTGCTATGGTTATATTGGATGTGATGCTGCCTGATATTGATGGTTTTACATTACTGAAAGAAATACGAAAAGTCAGCAAAGTTCCCGTTTTAATGCTTACAGCAAAAGGAGAAGCCGAAGACAGGTTTTCAGGTTTTGAATTAGGTGCAGATGACTACGTAGTAAAACCTTTTCTGCCAAAGGAGCTCTTACTCCGAGTTCAGGCAATATTAAAGCGAACATATCCGAGAGGTAACCGTATTGTTATTCTCCCGGCAGCAGAGGTAGATTTGGATAAAGCAGAAGTGCACCGTTTTGGTAAAACTATTCCTTTGACGGCAAAAGAATATAATATTTTTCTGAAGCTTTCAGAAAATGCCGGCCGTATCGTAACAATAGGCGCACTGTGCCAAACCGTTTGCGGGGAAATATGGCAGGGTTATGAAACAACATTGATGACTCACATTCGTCATCTTCGAGAAAAAATAGAAAAAAATCCTTCTGCTCCCGAAGCCCTTATAACGATAAAGGGATTAGGGTATAAACTTGTTTTGAAGGAGGTACAACGGTGAAAACAGCACAGCGTTTCTTTCGAAAATATCTGCTTTCAACCTTTGGAATTCTTTTACTATTTCTTTTGCTTAATTGCATACTGGTTACAGTTATTGCCATATCATCCTCTAATCTGTCCGCCAAGTCTGACCTTCCCATAAGCCGCTTGGCAAAGCTCATAACAGTAAACGATAAAGGTATAGAGACTGATAAAAATTTTTCAAAACTTTTGTATGAACAAAATGCTTGGGCAATGATATTAAACGATCGTGGGAAAGTGATCTGGGAAGAAAATTTACCTGAAGAATTGCCCCGAAATTATACTTCTACCCAAATTGCACAATTCAGCAAGTGGTATTTACAGGATTATCCGGTTAGGGTTTGGAAACATCCGGCGGGACTTTTTGTCGTAGGATATCCTAAACACTCTGTTGTTAAATATACATTTACTATGGATTACGATTATCTTTTTTCCGGTCTTATAGGTATCATTGTGATATTTTCCGCTAACATCCTTTTAATGCTGATTCTATTTTGGCACAACATCCACCGAGTAGAAAAAGCAGTCAGTCCTATTCTTACGGGCATCGAAATGATGGCAGAAGGGAAATCAGTCAAGCTCAC is a genomic window of Acidilutibacter cellobiosedens containing:
- a CDS encoding response regulator transcription factor; this encodes MYKIMIIEDDPVIREELSVLLRGSGYSVNIPMNFSNIINDIKNCNPHLILLDINLPVQDGFKICSNIRTFSNVPIIFVTSRDTDMDELNSIMLGGDDFITKPYNTSILLARIASLLKRAYASGQVDLMTYHEITLHLESSKVEYQNNFAELTKNELKILVFLFKNAGKIVPRADLVEYLWDNQLYIDDNALSVNITRLRDKLRQIGVADLIQTKHRQGYMI
- a CDS encoding ABC transporter permease produces the protein MRSIIKTELYKMKHYSIPFIGVALMLLSVLLTIFTSMANDGSVWDFTYFTEQVIKNNMTTFFPACITLIMGYLITREQRDDTLKSILTVPVSFRKLLTGKLIVGSILSLTFGIVCTVFTIIFNFIAGFPGFTLQLALRGLIQTTIVNLLLYIAVMPIIIVTSKAQSGFLVGVIFAFAYGYGGMFAAGSEFLYNMYPITAALGIVRYRAYDPSVRWNTPLCIFSLGLTLLLSVILILATDNKMELKKPAKKHVKAVPKKGW
- a CDS encoding ABC transporter permease: MLKIIHCEFAKLKRKHFVFLVILAALLFPIPMTAMFLLLPRLHDKYPTAAMQFDGMWQSVLGFGIQMLLPCILGVLAAILFFMERDNNTFKNLRAIPVTSKQMVVGKIAVLFIFSIIFCLASTIVSILLGGVFFEVTGVFYKLWMSVLMGIMVTAGTLPLVIVIVLFNKTYIFSVLLCIFYSVLNSFAEFMMTELPKAVVFALPVPLINLWSSNDMQNHVIMGDADDLLMFKSLDLIPSTKLTFTILAVMAFTSVGIIIYLYKKWEEC
- a CDS encoding ABC transporter ATP-binding protein, with the translated sequence MNDFIIKTSGLTKIYGKQKSVADLNLNVRKGRIYGLLGRNGAGKTTTMKMLLNLIQPTSGKVYIFGKDMGTGERYILPHIGSLVESPGFYPNLTGTENLKIFAELRHMTNQNAIKDALNLVGLPYKDKKLFSKYSLGMKQRLAIALAVMHDPELLILDEPINGLDPIGIAEIRSFFRELCDVKGKTILISSHILSEISLLADDIGIIDHGVLLKEESLRELEKQNMRYIHFGVSNSAEAAQILKTTFKTQNFHVEDEYNIRLYEFSLEIPKVNRAFIEKGIELTESHVCEDTLEDYFKRITGGVGIA
- a CDS encoding response regulator transcription factor, with protein sequence MKDSSILVIDDELELLTMIRSIFERAGFTQITTAASGKEALEVLKQKMPAMVILDVMLPDIDGFTLLKEIRKVSKVPVLMLTAKGEAEDRFSGFELGADDYVVKPFLPKELLLRVQAILKRTYPRGNRIVILPAAEVDLDKAEVHRFGKTIPLTAKEYNIFLKLSENAGRIVTIGALCQTVCGEIWQGYETTLMTHIRHLREKIEKNPSAPEALITIKGLGYKLVLKEVQR